Within the Thermostichus lividus PCC 6715 genome, the region GCGAAGCGTTGTGCTCTGCGTGCACAGAGATAATGTCGGCACCGGCCTTGGCAAAGTCAGCCACGTATTTTTCCGGCTCAACAATCATCAAGTGCACATCGAGGGGCTTCTGGGTGAGGGGACGAATTGCTTCGACAATTAACGGCCCAATGGTAATATTCGGAACAAAGCGACCGTCCATCACATCCACATGAATCCAGTCGGCACCCGCGCGATCGACGGCTTCAATTTCCTCGCCCAAACGGCTAAAGTCAGCAGACAAAATTGAGGGCGCAATCACAACGGGCTTAGCACTCATGGTAGGTCGGCGTCCGTAGATTTAAGGTAACAGTTGCTACTAGTTTAGCCCTCGATCGCCCCTAGGGCAACTCCTTTTGCGGCTAGTTCCCTGTGACGAACTTCTAGCCAAAAAAAAACTTGCTTAAAGTTGGTTTGTGGAGCCTTGCCTAGAGGCTTACCCTGAGGTGCGACCATTCGGCAGCACAGTACCTCGCAGGGTGGCGGTTAATAGGGAGGTATGGGTTAGGGTTGCCCCTCTGAAACTGGCACGACTGAGATTGGCTTGCCGCAATTGGACATTTGTTAGCTCAGCATTAATCAATTTTGCTTCAATGAGTTTTGCATCACTCAGGTCAACATTAGTCAAACTAGCAGTAGATAAATCTGCTCCGCTCAGATCAATCCCTGAAAGGTTGACATCCTCGAGGGTTACCCCCCGTAGATCGTAGTGGCGAAAGTCACGACGACCAGCAGCATACTCCTTGATCAGTTCCGCCGCTTTCTTTTGGTTAATAATTGCGGGGGCATAGCGGTTCAGAAAACCATGGGCATCTAAGGAATTAACAGGCCGCTCGGCAGAACCGGTCATTCTAAACTTGGTATTATAGTTATTCTTTAATTGTAGCGCGACCTTTAGGCTATAGTCGATTCAGTCTTGTTACCTACCCTTGCCCGACTCTATGGGTTAATTTTCTTCTGCATGGGGGCGGGCTATATTGGTGTGCGGTTTGTGCCTGCCACAACAACAGGTTGGCTGGCTCAAGGGTTGTTTTGGGTGGGTGCTCCCCTCTGTGCCTTAAGTTTCATTCTCACAACCCCCTTGACCGGAAGTAGTAGCTTGGCTCCCTTAATGGCATGGGCAGGGATGGGTCTAGGTGTTGGTGTGGCGTGGCTATGGTTACGGTGGCACCCCTGCCACACTCGCCAAGGGTCAGGTAGTTTTCTGTTGGCAACGATGGTCGGTAATACCGGTTTTATTGGTTATCCAATTACATGGCAACTACTGGGGAGCAGTCATTTTAGTTGGGCTTTATTTTACGATCTGCTGGGTTCTTTGCTAATTTCTTACAGTGCCGGTATTGGCTTGGCCGCTAGCTTTGGTCAAACGCATGTGTCCGTGCCGAAGCTGCTTTGGCATATTGGCCGCAATCCAACGCTTTGGTGTGTGGGGTTGGGGTTGGCGCTACGGAACTATCCCTTGCCGGCGATCGCCCATCAAGGACTACTGGCCGTGGCGTGGCTCATGGTTTTGGCGGGACTGGTCTATATGGGAATGTGCCTTGGGGAAACAAACCTACACATGGACTGGCGGCGCATTATTCCCTGTTTAAGTATCAAGATGTTTCTGGTGCCCCTACTGTTAGGGATAGGGCTGACCCTTGTAGGGGTTAATGGTTTACCTCGTTTGGGGATCGTCTTGCAAGCGGGTATGCCCCCTGCCTTTATGACCCTTGTGCTGGCAGATGTCTATCGTTTAGACCGCCCGTTTGCCGCGAGTCTGATCATGGTGAGTCTGCTGGTGTTAGTGCCACTATTACCCCTATGGCTATTGCTATTTGGTTCCTAGGCAACTGACTGTGGCAGGAGACGTCCCTTGGCCGCATGAACTATCACTCGTATGACCCTTGCAAGGAAGTAAACTACTCCCAGCTAAAGCAGGGAGTAGTTTACTGCTTGCTTTTGGCTGTTCAACTTCGTCATCTATCAGCAGAGACGCAGAGTATCGCCCATCCGGCATCTTAGATTAGGGTTACGGTTTTAAGCTGTCCAACAACGTCGCGATGCACCTTAGCTTTAACAACGCCAAGCTTTCCGGGGAACTTAATCTCTGCAGCGCTGAGCAGTTTGACGTTTGCAGGATACTGGAGAGACTGCCGACCGTGGCGAGTCTTGAACTTTGGATATTGAGCTCGGCCATCAAAAAAGTTAATGAACGCCCTAGATAGATTTAGCACCGACGACTGGAGGCGTTGAGAGTAGCATTCCTTGAGCCACGGGTGCTCCAACTTCCAGAGCGGAATCTGCTTTTTCATGTCGTAAGCAGAAAGACCTTTCCCTGTCTCGTTGTAGGTCTGAGAGAGTGTTGCAAGGGACTGATTCCAAACCCATCGCGCCCAACCGAACGCTTGAGCTAGATGCGTCTGCTGTTCAATCGTGGAATAGAGTCTAACCTTGACGCTCTTAACATGAACCTTTATCGCAGTAATACGACCATAATAACACGGTTAGATAGGTTTGCCATGTCATCAATCAAATTGTTCGCCTACGGCTCACGCGACTCTCATCCCGACGCTGACCCTAGCACGTACAGCGCGGGGCTTCCCGTCTAGAACAGCTAATCGTCGGGGGTTAGGCGCAGTAGCAGGTAGCCCGCCCCTAGGCCGACAAGAACAAGGGTGAAGGAAATGACTGCGGTGTTAAAAATTTCTTCTGCCATAGGATTGCAAGGCTCTAGTGAACAAGAACCCATTGTAGCCAATTTGGGGACATTCTCGGTCTTCTAGTGGGGTGTTGCTGAATGTGGCTCGCAAAAGACTAAGACAGTCGGCCTCGCTGTCCGTGTACCATCAGGATTTTGACATACTCCCCAGCCTAAAGGCTGAGGATTCTTGTTCTTGGTTCCACGAGCGCACTTACTTCATCAGGTTGCCCCTCTAAAGCAGAGGTGCATCTCTCCCCAAGCGTTCCTCCTTTCGGAGCGGTTCCCTTATGCCCTAAGGTACCGTAGCCCACGTCGTGGGCTTCGTTGCAAACAAACACAAACCTATTGAGGTTGTATTCAGTCGTTTGACTGTTGGGTTTTTAGAGCGGTTGACTACCCTCCCGCTATAATGGCGGTGTACCACGATCTCGCTTTGCGTGCAAGTCTTTCATCAAAGCAAAAGCGCCTTATAGGAGTGATGTGGGCGGGCTAAAACCCCTCCGCTTTAGCGAGGGGATACAGCCAACTAGGGGGCTTTAGCCCTCTCTATGTGTTAAACTAGAGACGTGGAAAGTAGGCGTATCAACTACGCGAAGAAACATCCTAGTACGGAGAAATCCCGGCACGTAAGTCACTACCGCTTTGGCGGCAAGCCTAAACCACTGCAAGCAATGGCAGGATGTTGAGCGTATCGAACTGGCTAGTGTTGAAAAGCGCGAAACCACGAACCGAAACATAAACGTAGTCCCAATAGCAGAGATGCTTGAGGTGAGTAGGGGGTCTTTGACTGCTCCCACCCGCATTAAATTGTGGGTGACAGCTCAAGGGAAAAGCGAAGCAACGCGGCTTCAGCCCGTTGCGTAGCATCCTTTGGGAATCCCCTCTCTTTCAAGGAGGGGAGAAGTCAAATCCCCGCCCTAAAGGGCAGGTCTTTACGGCGCTGCTTGGTAAAAATCGATGCCAAGGGAAGCAATATTTTGTTGAACTC harbors:
- a CDS encoding pentapeptide repeat-containing protein, with protein sequence MTGSAERPVNSLDAHGFLNRYAPAIINQKKAAELIKEYAAGRRDFRHYDLRGVTLEDVNLSGIDLSGADLSTASLTNVDLSDAKLIEAKLINAELTNVQLRQANLSRASFRGATLTHTSLLTATLRGTVLPNGRTSG
- a CDS encoding AEC family transporter, translating into MLPTLARLYGLIFFCMGAGYIGVRFVPATTTGWLAQGLFWVGAPLCALSFILTTPLTGSSSLAPLMAWAGMGLGVGVAWLWLRWHPCHTRQGSGSFLLATMVGNTGFIGYPITWQLLGSSHFSWALFYDLLGSLLISYSAGIGLAASFGQTHVSVPKLLWHIGRNPTLWCVGLGLALRNYPLPAIAHQGLLAVAWLMVLAGLVYMGMCLGETNLHMDWRRIIPCLSIKMFLVPLLLGIGLTLVGVNGLPRLGIVLQAGMPPAFMTLVLADVYRLDRPFAASLIMVSLLVLVPLLPLWLLLFGS
- a CDS encoding RNA-guided endonuclease InsQ/TnpB family protein, translated to MTAIKVHVKSVKVRLYSTIEQQTHLAQAFGWARWVWNQSLATLSQTYNETGKGLSAYDMKKQIPLWKLEHPWLKECYSQRLQSSVLNLSRAFINFFDGRAQYPKFKTRHGRQSLQYPANVKLLSAAEIKFPGKLGVVKAKVHRDVVGQLKTVTLI
- the petM gene encoding cytochrome b6-f complex subunit PetM, with the translated sequence MAEEIFNTAVISFTLVLVGLGAGYLLLRLTPDD